Below is a genomic region from Paenibacillus rhizovicinus.
AGGATATAAGCCTTTCTGGTCTTTGCCTTCGCTTTCTCCGAACAGCTGCTTCCACCACTCGGATACGTAGTGCAGGGAAGGCTCGAAGTTCGCCAGCAGCTCGATGGATTTTCCTTTGCGGTACAAGGCATTGCGGACTGCTGCGTATTGGTAGCTCTCGTTGGTCGCAAGATCCGGATGATTGTATTTGATTCTCGCTGCTTCCGCACCCGCCATCATCTGATCGATATCGAGCCCGGCCGTCGCGATCGGAAGCAGGCCGACCGCCGTCAGAACAGAATAACGGCCGCCCACATCGTCCGGAATAACGAATGTTTCGTAGCCTTCTTCGTCGGCGAGCGTCTTTAGAGCGCCTTTGGTAGCATCGGTCGTTGCGAAGATGCGTTTGCGGGCTTCTTCTTTTCCATACTTGTTCTCCATGTATTCGCGCAGCACGCGGAAGGCGATCGCAGGTTCTGTCGTCGTACCCGATTTGGAAATAACGTTCAGCGAGATATCCTTGCCTTCAAGCAGTTCAAGCAGGTCCGTTAGATACGTCGAGCTGATGTTCTGGCCGGCAAAATATACTTGCGTCTTGCCGCTCATTTGGTTGTGGAAGGTATGGGACAACGCTTCGATTGCGGAACGGGCGCCCAGGTAGGACCCGCCGATGCCGATCACGATCAAGGCGTCAGAGTTGGAGCGGATGCGTTCGGCGGCCGACTTGATTCTGCCGAATTCATCCTTGTCGTAGTTCAGCGGCAGATCGACCCATCCGAGGAAATCAGAGCCGGGGCCTTTCTTCTCGTGAAGCATCTGATGTGCCGCAGCAACGAACGGCGCCAAATTGTCCACTTCATGCTGGTTCATAAAAGGCAGTGCATTCGAATAATTGAATCTAATCGTCACGGAAATCGTCTCCTTTAACTTGTAAAACTCGAGTTGCTAGTTCGTACCTTCACTATAATACAATTCGGAGCATAGATGTAATTAACATATTTAACAGTCGTCATAGATGCTGTCTATGGGTGGATGCTCATACCGGTCTTATCATACACCTGTGAACTATGATTCAGGGCATATACCACGTCTATTGCCCCTCCGAAAACTATGTATTTCATCCATGGGGACGATTCGTATTATAGTTGTGCTACAAGCGGCAATGGTTGTCCGGTATTACGGCATAAACCTTGGCCGGCGAATGGCAGCAAGAAACATGCAAAGGCAAGGCAATCGGCCTTGAAAACGAACTGCACCCCGATCGATAGACGGTGTCTAACAATCGGGGTGCAGCGTTTTTCATTTCATGTAGCGATCCTCGAGGAGCTTCTTCAGATTGGAGATTTTCTGCAGCAGCTTATCCCCGACATTCGTTTCCCTCACCAGCTTTCGCTCCAATTCTTTGTCCACCAGCCTTTTTACAGACAATACGTCCGTTCCGTTGCATAACACATCTTCTTTCGAATTGAATTTCTGATGGGCAGCAAGCTGCATGCCAAAGGAATTGTACAGCAAGGTATATCCGGCGATGCCCGTCGTGGATTGATAAGCTTTGGAGAAACCGCCGTCAATGACAATCATTTTCCCGTTTGCTTTAATGGGGCTCTCTCCGCGAATTTCTTTTACCGGCGTGTGGCCGTTAATGATATGGCCATGATCCGGATTCATGTCGAATTCGAGCAGGATTTTCCGGCAGATCTCCTCGTTCTCGCGCAAGTGGTAATAAGGGTTCTTTCTTTCCTTGTAGGTTTCTTTGTCTTGGATAAAATACCGTTCAAAGGTGGTCATTTCTCTTTTTCCGAAGAGCGAGGAACACTCCCCTGTCCAGATGTACCATATCATATCCGTTGCCAGATCATCCGTCTCTTCAGGATGCGCGAAGGCGTACCGTATGTAGTATTCAAACACATCGAGCAGCTGGCGGCCCGAATACGTTTTGTCGACGATCTGCATTTCTTGCATGTTTCCTTGTTCATCCAAGGGAATGCAGCCGTGAAACAGCAAATTTCCGTTGTATTTCAAATAAAGGCTGCCCTTTTTCATAATGAAATTCATATGTCTGACGAGCTTCTCGGAATGCTGAACGGAGAAAAGCAGCTTCTCCATCACCTGTTGTTCTTCCTCCAGCAATTGCTCGGGCTGCTGCGGATTAACGGTTGCGAAGCACGTGTTTACCAGCGGGTACGTTTGTCCGCCCAGCTCGATGACTGATTGGTCGAAATCGGTCCGTTCGAGCAACAGCCTTGCAGACATATTAAAGAAAGGGCGCCGCTTGATAATCGGGATTTCAAGCTTAAACTGGATCATCGCGATGGCTTGATGAATTTTGGTAATCTGCAGGATTTCCTGCTCCGAACCGTTATGGTCGGTCTGCAGCTTCGGTCTGAAAGCAGGGTTGTCCGTATAGTATTTCTCCGCCAAGTTCAACAGCGGGCGAAGATTAATGCCATATACATCTTCAATGATATTCAGATTGTCGTATCTGGCGCAAATCCGGATAATATTCGCGAGGCAGACCAAGGAACCCGCATAGGCGCCTAGCCAGAGGACATCATGGTTCCCCCACTGGATGTCTACCGAATGGTAGTTGATCAGCGTGTCCATGATTTTATCGGGGTCCGGACCGCGGTCGTAGATATCTCCGACTACATGAAGATGGTCAACCACAAGGCGCTGGGTCGTGTAGGCAAGGCCGGTAATGAGCTTGTCCGCCTGGCCCAAGGAAATAATTTGCCGATAGATCTCCTCGTAATAAGGGGCCTTATTGTTGGTCGAATCCGTCTTGTACAGAAGTTCTTCCACAATATATACAAACTGCTCCGGCAGCGCTTTCCGCAACTTCGCGCGCGTATACTTGGAGGAGGCAAACGAAATGAGCGTAAGCAGATGTTCAATCGTTTGTCTGTACCATTGATTCAAGTTTTGTTTATTGCACAGATCCTCTTTAACCAGCTGTATTTTTTCTTCCGGGTAATAAACCAATGCAGTAAAGTCATTGATTTCCTCATCCGTCCAGACCTCGCGGAATAAGGCTCTGATTTTCTCTTTCACGGTACCTGAACCGTTTCTCAGCACATGTTGAAAAGCCTGGAACTCCCCATGCAGATCGCTGACGAAATGCTCGGTGCCCTTGGGAAGATTGCAGATGGCTTCAAGGTTGATGATTTCCGTTACGACTTTCTCTTCCGTATCGTACCGCTGGGCCAGTAAATCTAGAAACTGCGTATCCACGACAGTTGTCCCCCTTCATAGAAACATGCCTCATGGCACTCTTACTACCAGCTATTATAACGGAAAGTTGTCATGCTATTCCTGCCTGTCGGGGCGCGGCTCCTATTTCGTACTGGACATATAATTGTAGGCAATAATGCGGTCGATGGCTTCGGCAACGGAATGAACGACTGCGCTCGCACTGCTGCGGATCTCGTCACGGCTCTCGCTCATCGCGAAGCTGTGGGGCGTCAAGGCGAACATCGATAGATCGTTGAACGAGTCGCCGATGCATGCGATCTCGTCCGGCGCGATCCCCAGCTCCTGGATGAGCAGCTTTAATGCGTCCCCCTTGGAGACGTTGCACGGCATCACGTCCAGGCAATCTTTATCGCTGATGAAGGTTTCGATCTGACCGGCGAACTTATCGTTGAACTGCGCTTCCAGCTGAATCAGCTCATGCAGCTCTCCGAAGTAAGATAGCTTGCTGCATCGCATGCGGTCTGCCGCAATGGCTCCTTCCAAGTCGGCATGGGCGGAGATCGCGGTCATAATCCGTGCTTCGTAAGGCAAAACGGCCTCATTCCAATCGCGCACGTAGTACGAATCATTCGTGCAATGGATGAAATGAATGTATTCATCTCGGCCGGTGACTTGTAGCAGCAGCGTCGACAGCTCCGGAGCAAACTCCGCCGATGCCAGCAAGCGCTGATCGTGCAGATGTATGGTCGCCCCATTCTGTCCGACCGTATAATACCGATTTCCAAAAGGACGCAAGAGAATTTGAATCTCCGAGTTCATCCGCCCAGATGCGATGCACAGGTTCAACCCATGGTCGAAAGCTTTCGCGAGGGCCTGCAAATCCCGTTCGTTAATGCGCTTCCCATGATCCAGCAACGTCCCATCCAAGTCACTTACAATCAGTTTTATCATCGAGCTCATCCTCCGATACTACGAGTAATTCAACATGATGCTCCGCAAGCTTCTCCATGAACGGGGGGGCTGGCTGCTGGTCGGTAATCAACAGATCGATGGCGTCCAGACCTGCGATTCTGTAGAACATTTGATCGCCGAATTTCGTATGGTCTGCCAATACGATCACCTGTTTCGCTTTCTTGATCATTTCGCGTTTCACCACGCCGTCTTCCACATCCGGGTATGACAATCCATTCGACGTAATCCCGCATGCGCCAAGGAATAATTTGTCGACTTGATAATTAGCCAAACTGTCTATCGCTGCCTGCCCGAATAGGAAACGATGCTGCAGATTCAACTCTCCTCCCAATAGATAGGTTCGTACCGCCTTCTTGCGTGACAATACGTCTGCGATATCGATCGAATTCGTAACCGAAACGACGTGTTCTGCCGCAAGATGCTCGGCCGCGAACTGCACGGTCGTCGAAGCATCCATCATGATGAAATCGCCATCGTTCACAAGCGATGCCGCCAGTCGTCCGATATCCCGTTTCACGCTGGATTCCTTGACAAGCCGGTCCTTGTATTCGAATATCTCCTTCGGCTTCTGCGGCAGGACCGCTCCCCCATGCGTGCGAAGAACGAGTCCGATCTCTTCCATCTTTAACAGGTCCCGGCGCGCCGTATCACGGGAAACGTCGAACTGTTGGCATATGTCCTTGATATCGATCCGCTTGTTCCGGTTCAATTGTTCCATGATCATAGTGATGCGTTCTTCCTGAAACATAGATCCCGATCACCTCTTTTGGGTTATGCGTATTTGTAAGTCGATATGCAACATTATATAAGTGATCTTATACAAAAGTCGTCATATGTGCAACATAATAAATGTTAATCATTTATTAAGCCTTACATCGGCGCACGGTTGCATAGATTAGTAGAAAAGGAGCATGCCATTCGATGGGGCAACTGATAGATGCACGCACGTCGAGCAATATTACCGTCGTGCTCGATTCGTTTGATACGTTTCCATTGGATACGCCTGTCATTGTCGGACAGGTAGGCCTGAACATTCCAACAGCAACTCCGGGTATTATCCGCGTTCAATTGACCGGCTTCCGTCTATACGGGTTGATCGGAGTAATTAATGATTCGCACAAAAAATGAATCGCACAGAAACAGAAGGCTCCGCCGCGGCGGAGCCTTCCTTGTGCATGGTATCAACGAATGAACGAACGTTCTCCGTCGGCTTCATGAAATTCCATTAGTTCAAATCGCCAACATAGCTGAATCTCGGCTTATTTCCTCTAGCCAGTTCCATTAATCGGGGCACTAGCTGTTTGGGATAAAACCGCAGGCTTTCCAACTCATCAACCGTAATCCAGGCTGCTCCGATTTGGTCCGGATCTGGATTCGGAGGCGTTAGAGGAAGTTCGGTATCGGCCAGCATGCTGCATAAAAAAATCGGACTGACGATGTGAAGGTTATGATTCGCTTCGGCGTTATCATGATTGGATCCTATAAATTCTCGAAGAAACAATAGTTCTTCAACGTTTATGGGTATACCGACCTCTTCGAATACTTCTCGATGAATCGCTTGCTCTATTGTTTCACCGAACTCTTGCTTGCCGCCTGGGAGGACGTAAGTCGCGTCACCGTCATCATCCCTTTTTTCAATAATCAGAATCTTATCGTCTTTTAAAATAACAGCTTGTACGCCGACGGTAACCTTCATCGTTCTCCCCCTTTTCCATTCTCAGACTTATATCTGCGGCGTTCTCCCAAACGCCCATGCCACCATAAGCGGGAACTCTGCTCGCCACATCGCGTCGTCATGTGACGCGACCCGCTCCATCAGTTCCACATCCGCACCTGCCTCGCGCAGCGCAGCCGCCCATCGAGCCGCATTTTCGAGGAAGAACGGCTCCAGCGTACCGGCGACTAGATACGTGCGCGGAATCGATCGCGGCATCCTTTCAGGCGGCCGATAACCTCCGCCCGGCGAGGCGCATAAGATCGTACCGAAAATTTCCGGATGCCGCAGGCCTATGGCAAGCGATAGCTCGCCACCCGCGGAGACACCGAGCACCGCAGTGTTATCGGCGGTTAACGCAACTGCGAAACGTGACTGGACCCAGCGGTAAACGTCCTCGACGAAGAATTTCTCGTGAGCTGCGAACCGTTCCGGGCTGAAGCCCGGTGAATATTCATGAAGCCGCATCGTTTCATCTGTCTGCCGGTGCACGCCGATGATCATCGTGGGCGGCGTACCGGCCTCCTCGAGCGCTCCGCCCCACTGCGAAATCAACTGACCGTCACCGGCAAACACGAATGCCTGAGGCGGGTCCGGAGGGACATACGCCGTAACTTGCCGGCCGCCGTCGTACTCGAACGTCCCGGTGACGAGCTTTCCCGCGATGAATGACATTTTCGCTAGCCTCCTCTTGAGGATATCTCTATTTATTCGCGAAGTATTTGTACCATCCTGCACGCTCGTCTATGTACTTCGCAGGATTGCAACCGATAAACCGACAAAAAAAAATCCGCAATCATGCGGATTCACTTATGCAAGTCTTGTCAATTCGCTGTTGATGACGCGATGCGCCGCAACAAAACGATCTTTCGGACTAATCCCGAACGATGCGAATTGCACCTTCCTTTGATTGGTAATCAATTGGACTTCGTACTGCTTTGTCTTACCCACGAAAAAACTATTATACGAGGATGCGTTCGGTTTCACGGTAAACGCAACGTTATGAATCAATTTCTTCTTGCCGTTCAATGCATACACTTTGATTCTTACTTTGGCATTCTCGCGTTGATGCTGGTTTAACGAGTTGACAACGATATCTTTGGATACCGTTTGATCTTTCTCCGTCAGGTTATTCAGAGGTCCGGTCGTATATTTACGAATGATGCATGCTCCCCTTTCATAAACAAGCTTTGGCAAGAAAATCTTGTCGCTGCAATAGCTGTACTATCTTATTTACGCAAGGGTTTATCTGATTGGACGATTCCGCCCATTGCTTCAATTAAACGGCAGCCGAGTACGCAGCAATTCGTCTGCCAGACAGCAAACAACCGACGGCTCGCAAGAGTCGTCGGTTGTTTCTCGATGAACGGTATTTGTCCGGCCGTGAAGCAAGACCGTTGCTCTGGGCCGGAAGCCGCTTCCAACGCGGCATCCGGCTCCTGCTATGGCATTTCTCAGGTTACGGATTCATAATGTCGGTTCCCTTGTAGATCGATACGTCGGACAGATAGACCGAACCCGTGCCGCTAACCGAACCGAGCTCCATGTTGAGCAGCGGAAGCGACGCCAGCCCGTTCGCCGTCGTAATGACGGCCGAGTCGACTACAGGTACCGCCATATCGTCCATATACGCCGAGTATACCAACGTATTGTCGTCCGTATAGTGAACTTTCATCACGAAACGATGCCATTCGTTCGCGGTAGGCGTAATCGTATGATCCTTTAGCGTGTCGTCTTCGACATAAGGCAAATACGCATGTCCTCCCGCATACTCGTGCTCCCGCATCAGGCCGAACACGCGCCAACTGCTGTCGCGCAGCATTAAATTCGGCACGGCGTCCATGCTGTCCTTGCGGAACTTGTAGTCCACGACGAATTCGCCATGATTCTTAATGTACGCAAGCAGGTCGGGGTCGCCGAACGTGAAGATCGGTTTGCCCGAGTCGGCCATCAGCACTTTATTGCCGTTATCGTAGCCCGGTTCGCCTTCCGCGGGTTGAATAATCGTTGCATGACTGTCCGGGTTTACAACCGTGTAGCTATCGCCGGCGAGCGGTCCGTTATCGTCACGGTTGAAATCCAAGGAAACAAGGTTGTTCGTCGGTTTCGTCCGGTACACCCATACGTCGTCCAGATCGGCCGAGCCGTTGTGGCCTGCGCCGGCGTCGATGGTGATCACCGGCTTCGTATGCGTGATCGCGTCGGTGAGCGTGGTCTCGGCTCGCTGCAGCAGCGCATCGTCGTAATAAATCTCGTAGGTCAAGTTCGAAGTGCCGGAATCGATTTTGAACTTGGCCTGCATGCGATGCCATTCGTCCGCGGCGACGTGAGTCACCTGAGCGCTGCCGCCCCAAATCGGCTTGAACGCGGCATCTCCCTCACGGGTCACGAGCGGCGTCCAGCCCGCCGCCCTGTCCGTCAAGTACAGCGCGGGCACGGAGAAGCGATCTTCC
It encodes:
- a CDS encoding alpha/beta hydrolase, with protein sequence MSFIAGKLVTGTFEYDGGRQVTAYVPPDPPQAFVFAGDGQLISQWGGALEEAGTPPTMIIGVHRQTDETMRLHEYSPGFSPERFAAHEKFFVEDVYRWVQSRFAVALTADNTAVLGVSAGGELSLAIGLRHPEIFGTILCASPGGGYRPPERMPRSIPRTYLVAGTLEPFFLENAARWAAALREAGADVELMERVASHDDAMWRAEFPLMVAWAFGRTPQI
- a CDS encoding NUDIX domain-containing protein — its product is MKVTVGVQAVILKDDKILIIEKRDDDGDATYVLPGGKQEFGETIEQAIHREVFEEVGIPINVEELLFLREFIGSNHDNAEANHNLHIVSPIFLCSMLADTELPLTPPNPDPDQIGAAWITVDELESLRFYPKQLVPRLMELARGNKPRFSYVGDLN
- a CDS encoding glucose-6-phosphate isomerase; the encoded protein is MTIRFNYSNALPFMNQHEVDNLAPFVAAAHQMLHEKKGPGSDFLGWVDLPLNYDKDEFGRIKSAAERIRSNSDALIVIGIGGSYLGARSAIEALSHTFHNQMSGKTQVYFAGQNISSTYLTDLLELLEGKDISLNVISKSGTTTEPAIAFRVLREYMENKYGKEEARKRIFATTDATKGALKTLADEEGYETFVIPDDVGGRYSVLTAVGLLPIATAGLDIDQMMAGAEAARIKYNHPDLATNESYQYAAVRNALYRKGKSIELLANFEPSLHYVSEWWKQLFGESEGKDQKGLYPASVDFSTDLHSMGQYVQEGRRDLIETVLSVKKPRVELTIQKDSGNLDGLNFLAGMTMDEVNRNAAEGTRLAHVDGGVPNLIVELDALNEYAYGEMVYFFEKACGISGLLLGVNPFDQPGVEAYKINMFALLGKPGFEAHRAELVSRLEQGTEQN
- a CDS encoding fructose-1,6-bisphosphatase, with amino-acid sequence MDTQFLDLLAQRYDTEEKVVTEIINLEAICNLPKGTEHFVSDLHGEFQAFQHVLRNGSGTVKEKIRALFREVWTDEEINDFTALVYYPEEKIQLVKEDLCNKQNLNQWYRQTIEHLLTLISFASSKYTRAKLRKALPEQFVYIVEELLYKTDSTNNKAPYYEEIYRQIISLGQADKLITGLAYTTQRLVVDHLHVVGDIYDRGPDPDKIMDTLINYHSVDIQWGNHDVLWLGAYAGSLVCLANIIRICARYDNLNIIEDVYGINLRPLLNLAEKYYTDNPAFRPKLQTDHNGSEQEILQITKIHQAIAMIQFKLEIPIIKRRPFFNMSARLLLERTDFDQSVIELGGQTYPLVNTCFATVNPQQPEQLLEEEQQVMEKLLFSVQHSEKLVRHMNFIMKKGSLYLKYNGNLLFHGCIPLDEQGNMQEMQIVDKTYSGRQLLDVFEYYIRYAFAHPEETDDLATDMIWYIWTGECSSLFGKREMTTFERYFIQDKETYKERKNPYYHLRENEEICRKILLEFDMNPDHGHIINGHTPVKEIRGESPIKANGKMIVIDGGFSKAYQSTTGIAGYTLLYNSFGMQLAAHQKFNSKEDVLCNGTDVLSVKRLVDKELERKLVRETNVGDKLLQKISNLKKLLEDRYMK
- a CDS encoding Cof-type HAD-IIB family hydrolase produces the protein MIKLIVSDLDGTLLDHGKRINERDLQALAKAFDHGLNLCIASGRMNSEIQILLRPFGNRYYTVGQNGATIHLHDQRLLASAEFAPELSTLLLQVTGRDEYIHFIHCTNDSYYVRDWNEAVLPYEARIMTAISAHADLEGAIAADRMRCSKLSYFGELHELIQLEAQFNDKFAGQIETFISDKDCLDVMPCNVSKGDALKLLIQELGIAPDEIACIGDSFNDLSMFALTPHSFAMSESRDEIRSSASAVVHSVAEAIDRIIAYNYMSSTK
- a CDS encoding DeoR/GlpR family DNA-binding transcription regulator, translated to MFQEERITMIMEQLNRNKRIDIKDICQQFDVSRDTARRDLLKMEEIGLVLRTHGGAVLPQKPKEIFEYKDRLVKESSVKRDIGRLAASLVNDGDFIMMDASTTVQFAAEHLAAEHVVSVTNSIDIADVLSRKKAVRTYLLGGELNLQHRFLFGQAAIDSLANYQVDKLFLGACGITSNGLSYPDVEDGVVKREMIKKAKQVIVLADHTKFGDQMFYRIAGLDAIDLLITDQQPAPPFMEKLAEHHVELLVVSEDELDDKTDCK